Proteins from a single region of Meles meles chromosome 10, mMelMel3.1 paternal haplotype, whole genome shotgun sequence:
- the IGFBP1 gene encoding insulin-like growth factor-binding protein 1 has product MPELPAACAWPLLLLLAIQPGTTAGAPQPWHCAPCSAEKLALCPPVPDSCAEAAQPANCGCCPMCALPQGAACGVVTARCATGLSCRARPEEPRPLHALIRGQGVCGPSDPEADAKESSESSEITQEQLLENFHLMAPSEEDVPVLWNAVSNYKTMRSGYALDADSDKLKEPCRRELHRILAQLAEEHQSPRHLNNFYLPNCNKNGFYHSRQCRTATDGQRGPCWCVYPWSGERIPGSVEVRGDPNCNQYFAVHS; this is encoded by the exons ATGCCTGAGCTCCCCGCCGCCTGCGCCTGGCCGCTTCTGCTCCTGCTGGCCATCCAGCCGGGCACTACGGCGGGCGCCCCCCAGCCGTGGCACTGCGCGCCCTGCTCCGCGGAGAAGCTCGCGCTTTGCCCTCCCGTGCCTGACTCGTGCGCTGAGGCCGCCCAGCCCGCCAACTGCGGCTGCTGCCCGATGTGCGCCCTGCCACAGGGCGCCGCCTGCGGGGTGGTCACTGCGCGCTGCGCCACGGGCCTCAGCTGCCGAGCGCGGCCAGAGGAGCCCCGGCCGCTGCACGCGCTCATCCGCGGCCAAGGCGTCTGCGGGCCCAGCGATCCCGAAGCAG ATGCCAAGGAGTCGTCGGAGAGCTCTGAGATCACCCAGGAGCAGCTCCTGGAGAATTTCCATCTGATGGCCCCGTCTGAGGAGGACGTGCCCGTCCTCTGGAACGCAGTCAGTAACTACAAGACCATGAGGTCTGGGTATGCCTTGGATGCAGACTCCGACAAGTTGAAG GAGCCCTGCCGGCGAGAGCTCCACAGGATACTGGCACAACTGGCCGAGGAGCACCAGTCGCCCAGACATCTTAACAATTTCTACCTGCCCAACTGCAACAAGAACGGGTTCTATCACAGCAGACAG TGCCGGACCGCCACGGACGGCCAGCGGGGACCCTGCTGGTGTGTCTATCCCTGGAGCGGGGAGAGGATCCCGGGGTCTGTGGAGGTCAGAGGCGACCCCAACTGCAATCAGTATTTTGCCGTGCACAGCTGA